The following proteins are encoded in a genomic region of Gammaproteobacteria bacterium:
- a CDS encoding S9 family peptidase has product MKKIIILSLIFFVFTSIQAKEIPLKDFAQKSQINNIKISPNGKHLAYTYEDETEIKLGIMDIKNKKGVFTFDVGKEREVSQYWWVNDERILVLASNITGWLDGARKDPILFAVDIDGKKRVNLWLYQMASLSMVSLLEDDPKNVLMLKRHYTDKGEGNLVKLNVYTGKTIYVDDSPKPVGESRDSVIYSIDVDLNEKPRIAFEYDPKDRNNFDDDTVNLHYKDFNQEWHHLELPKVKKKVPVVSFIGIHKNNGILYFVSDHDLEDGGTLGLFSFNIETQKIDKLFRHPDVDIAGSVVGSEGEMLGVYYDAGYRNYFYLKDEKLNEEIGFHKSLRAAFKNENVTVYNYNKKRDLASVHVYSDKNPGDFYIFDRKKNSAKYLASSRPSIKPKDMASVEPFIMNARDGLKMYGQMTIPPGKELKNLPLVIYPHGGPYGAKDYWGWDNRAQMLANRGYLVIQLDYRGSGGYGEPFEKAGDQEWGYKMQDDLTDVTHWAINQGYADKDRVCIHGVSYGGYASMQAVVKEPDLYKCSIPDAGIYDVELQWKKADSFKGGRTKQKEYYMKKMMGDDYENVMPKISPAHHIDKLKAKLLLVHGHDDVRVPIENAYFLEKKLKEAGKPYETIYKKKEGHGFHKIENRIELYEKILKFLDENIGH; this is encoded by the coding sequence ATGAAAAAAATTATCATATTAAGTCTGATTTTCTTTGTTTTTACATCAATTCAAGCAAAAGAAATTCCACTAAAAGACTTTGCCCAGAAATCACAAATTAATAATATAAAAATATCGCCGAATGGTAAACATTTGGCATACACCTATGAAGATGAAACTGAAATTAAGCTCGGAATCATGGATATAAAAAACAAAAAAGGAGTATTTACCTTTGATGTAGGCAAGGAGCGAGAAGTCTCACAATATTGGTGGGTTAATGATGAAAGAATATTAGTTCTGGCATCAAATATAACAGGTTGGCTTGATGGTGCCAGAAAAGACCCAATTCTATTTGCAGTAGATATAGATGGCAAAAAGAGGGTTAATCTATGGCTCTATCAAATGGCAAGTTTATCTATGGTATCACTTTTGGAAGATGATCCAAAAAATGTATTGATGCTGAAAAGACATTATACAGACAAAGGCGAAGGGAATTTAGTTAAGTTAAATGTCTACACTGGAAAAACAATTTATGTTGATGATTCTCCGAAACCGGTTGGAGAGAGTAGAGATTCTGTTATTTATTCGATTGATGTGGACTTAAATGAAAAGCCAAGAATTGCATTTGAATACGATCCAAAAGACAGAAACAATTTTGATGATGATACAGTCAATTTACACTATAAAGACTTTAATCAAGAATGGCATCATCTGGAATTGCCGAAAGTAAAGAAAAAAGTACCAGTTGTCTCATTTATAGGTATTCATAAAAACAATGGAATATTATATTTTGTATCTGATCATGATTTAGAAGATGGCGGGACACTAGGATTATTTTCATTCAACATTGAAACTCAAAAGATTGATAAGTTATTTAGACATCCGGATGTTGATATAGCTGGCTCTGTTGTCGGATCTGAAGGAGAAATGCTGGGAGTTTATTATGATGCAGGCTATCGGAATTATTTTTATTTGAAAGATGAAAAGTTAAATGAAGAAATTGGATTCCATAAGTCACTAAGAGCAGCATTTAAAAACGAAAACGTAACTGTTTATAATTATAACAAAAAAAGGGATTTAGCATCAGTTCATGTTTATAGTGATAAAAATCCCGGAGATTTCTATATTTTTGACAGGAAGAAAAATAGTGCAAAATATTTAGCAAGCTCCAGACCGAGTATTAAGCCAAAAGATATGGCTTCTGTAGAGCCATTCATTATGAATGCCAGAGATGGCTTAAAAATGTATGGCCAAATGACGATTCCACCTGGGAAAGAATTAAAAAATCTACCATTGGTTATTTATCCACATGGTGGCCCTTATGGAGCAAAAGATTATTGGGGATGGGATAACAGAGCACAAATGCTGGCAAACAGAGGTTACCTGGTGATTCAATTGGATTATCGTGGGTCCGGTGGGTATGGTGAGCCATTTGAGAAAGCCGGCGATCAAGAGTGGGGTTATAAAATGCAGGATGATTTAACAGATGTAACTCATTGGGCAATCAATCAAGGTTATGCTGATAAAGATAGAGTTTGTATTCATGGAGTGAGTTACGGTGGTTATGCGTCCATGCAAGCAGTTGTAAAAGAACCGGATTTATATAAATGTTCGATACCGGATGCGGGTATCTACGATGTTGAATTACAATGGAAAAAAGCGGATTCTTTTAAAGGAGGTAGAACTAAACAGAAAGAGTACTACATGAAAAAAATGATGGGAGATGATTACGAAAATGTAATGCCTAAAATATCCCCCGCACATCATATTGATAAACTTAAAGCCAAATTATTATTAGTTCATGGTCATGATGATGTTAGGGTTCCAATTGAAAATGCATACTTCTTGGAGAAAAAATTAAAAGAAGCTGGTAAGCCTTATGAAACAATTTATAAAAAGAAAGAAGGTCATGGCTTTCATAAAATAGAAAATCGTATCGAACTTTATGAAAAAATCTTAAAGTTTCTTGATGAAAACATAGGGCATTAA
- a CDS encoding TonB-dependent receptor, translated as MKIKRNPIASAIKTALYSGLVASVALGGVAFAQDEDEGADKEKLDKQVVTGSRIKRSDVAQALPVTTITREEIELSGESSAADFIRSLTFNSAGSFRPQSGSSAQGVSAVSLRGLGSSRTLVLIDGRRLPASPSTGSNQDLNTIPAGAIERIEVLSDGASAIYGSDAIGGVINVILRTDFQGVEMMIGGAEASIPAHGGDREEGSIVFGASGDRSRLLAGVSWNSREIVFARDYPWYSPGLSTYGNNMESWFVTGNTVNPDTGAYEYDILLQSLPGACNFPGTAFTPVTTSQGLPFCGFNFASVSADDASTDNQSFYAKGSYDVNDDWQVWMNVSVAETESFGRYAPVPDYAYVSASSPNNPTNPSSPYYNPNLTNLYGQPVVNQPIAVYHRYDALGNRDSTVTNRLTRFQLGTTGNIGNAEVEFGVTRSNNRTFDIGNNYLLRSAARAAIESGAYDLWNPYGNSPTTLNSMKVVISRISKYDLDEMFGSVAFDMFEMENGPVSVYVGAETQKIKYSDQYDSLSEAGQIGGSAGNSAAGNRDVDSIYFEALVPFLPNLEMSLAGRYDDYSDFGSEFSPKVSFRYQPLDNLTLRASYGEGFRAPTLDILTQKDSFSADTIQDDPTCLALGQAAGCRVQVDATVTANPNLSAETSKQYSLGLAYEPVDWMNMTLDYYNIEIDNRIRSFTSAYLIYLGNEGLELPPGLSVNRNSTTGRITGIVRGFGNQGVVETSGLDLNVRFNYEFLGGQVSNNFQISHVLDSSVDGGRDTAGEAGLPSHRAILNNTYSYGDWNVAWNINYIDSQTADSTYDAAPSWTTHDLQFNYNAPWDGKFTVGARNLFEKYPPIGLGAIGDRDYDYYLYDGFGRVTYFRYTQTF; from the coding sequence ATGAAAATAAAGCGTAATCCTATTGCTAGCGCAATTAAAACTGCTTTGTATTCTGGTCTGGTTGCTTCAGTTGCACTTGGTGGTGTAGCTTTCGCACAAGATGAAGACGAGGGTGCAGATAAAGAAAAACTTGATAAACAAGTTGTTACTGGTTCACGTATTAAACGTTCTGACGTTGCACAAGCGTTACCTGTAACTACAATTACACGTGAAGAAATTGAATTAAGCGGTGAATCTTCTGCTGCTGACTTCATTCGTAGCTTAACATTCAACAGTGCGGGTTCATTCCGTCCACAATCTGGTAGCTCTGCTCAAGGTGTGTCTGCTGTTAGTTTGCGTGGCTTGGGTTCTTCAAGAACATTGGTGCTGATTGATGGTCGTAGACTACCTGCTTCGCCATCTACTGGTAGCAACCAAGATTTGAACACAATTCCAGCTGGTGCGATTGAAAGAATTGAAGTTCTTTCTGATGGTGCTTCTGCGATTTACGGTTCAGATGCAATCGGTGGTGTAATCAACGTAATTTTACGTACTGATTTCCAAGGTGTTGAAATGATGATTGGTGGAGCTGAAGCTTCTATTCCTGCTCATGGCGGTGACAGAGAAGAAGGTTCTATCGTATTTGGTGCTTCAGGTGACCGTTCACGTTTATTAGCAGGTGTTTCATGGAATAGTCGTGAAATTGTTTTTGCACGTGATTATCCATGGTATTCGCCAGGTCTTTCGACATATGGCAATAACATGGAAAGTTGGTTTGTTACAGGAAATACAGTTAATCCTGATACAGGTGCTTATGAATATGATATACTTTTGCAGTCATTGCCTGGTGCTTGTAACTTCCCGGGTACGGCTTTCACTCCAGTAACTACCTCGCAAGGTTTGCCTTTCTGTGGTTTTAATTTTGCTTCGGTATCTGCTGATGATGCGTCAACTGATAACCAGTCTTTCTATGCGAAAGGTTCTTATGACGTGAATGATGACTGGCAGGTTTGGATGAATGTTTCTGTTGCAGAAACAGAATCTTTCGGACGTTATGCTCCGGTTCCTGATTATGCGTATGTATCTGCAAGTAGCCCAAACAATCCAACCAATCCAAGTTCACCATATTATAATCCTAACTTGACTAATTTATATGGTCAACCGGTAGTGAATCAGCCGATTGCGGTTTATCACCGTTATGACGCACTTGGAAATCGTGACAGTACTGTAACTAACAGACTGACAAGATTCCAATTGGGTACAACTGGTAATATTGGTAATGCTGAAGTTGAATTTGGTGTAACACGTTCTAACAACAGAACTTTTGACATTGGTAACAACTACTTGTTACGTTCAGCTGCTCGTGCAGCAATTGAGTCTGGTGCTTATGACCTATGGAATCCGTATGGTAACTCGCCAACAACTCTGAACAGTATGAAAGTTGTTATTTCAAGAATCAGTAAATATGACTTGGATGAGATGTTTGGTTCTGTTGCATTTGATATGTTTGAAATGGAAAATGGTCCAGTATCTGTATATGTCGGTGCTGAAACACAAAAAATCAAATACTCGGATCAATATGATTCATTGTCAGAAGCTGGCCAAATCGGTGGTTCGGCTGGTAACTCAGCAGCGGGTAATCGCGACGTAGATTCGATTTACTTCGAAGCATTGGTTCCATTCCTACCTAATTTGGAAATGTCTTTAGCTGGTCGTTATGACGATTATTCTGATTTTGGTAGTGAGTTTTCACCAAAAGTTTCTTTCCGTTATCAACCATTGGATAATCTGACTTTACGTGCTTCTTATGGTGAAGGTTTCAGAGCTCCAACTTTGGATATCTTAACTCAGAAAGATTCTTTCTCAGCAGACACTATTCAAGATGATCCTACTTGTTTGGCTTTAGGTCAGGCAGCAGGTTGTCGTGTACAAGTTGATGCAACAGTTACAGCTAATCCAAACTTGTCAGCAGAAACTTCTAAGCAATACTCTTTAGGACTTGCTTATGAGCCTGTTGATTGGATGAACATGACTTTGGATTATTATAATATCGAAATTGACAATAGAATTCGTTCATTCACTTCTGCATACTTAATCTATCTAGGGAATGAAGGTTTGGAATTGCCTCCTGGATTGTCTGTAAATCGTAACTCAACTACAGGTCGTATTACTGGAATTGTTAGAGGTTTCGGTAACCAAGGTGTTGTTGAAACATCTGGTCTTGATTTGAATGTAAGGTTCAATTATGAGTTCTTAGGTGGTCAGGTTTCTAATAATTTCCAAATTTCACATGTATTAGACTCTTCTGTTGATGGTGGTCGCGATACAGCTGGTGAAGCAGGTCTTCCTTCTCACCGTGCTATATTGAATAATACTTATTCGTATGGAGATTGGAACGTAGCTTGGAATATCAATTATATTGATTCTCAAACAGCTGATAGTACTTATGATGCGGCTCCTTCTTGGACAACTCATGATCTACAGTTCAACTACAACGCTCCTTGGGATGGTAAGTTTACAGTAGGTGCAAGAAATCTATTTGAAAAATATCCTCCTATCGGTTTAGGTGCGATTGGTGATCGTGATTATGACTATTATTTATATGATGGTTTTGGTCGTGTGACTTACTTCAGATATACTCAAACTTTCTAA
- a CDS encoding phosphoenolpyruvate carboxykinase (GTP), with protein MSTKLLELENWVNHIAELTKPEKVVWCNGSEEEKQQLDELLLSTGDYKKLNEETHPGCFLHLSDPQDVARVEHLTFICTENEEDAGPNNHWMDPKDAHEKMDDLFSGCMKGRTMYVIPYCMGPIDSPISRCGVEITDSPYVVQNMRLMTRMGAPALQRIEKEGHFVKGLHSIGELNPERRYIMHFPEELTIKSFGSGYGGNALLGKKCHALRIGSYQAKTEGWLAEHMLILGLENPQGEIHYIAAAFPSACGKTNLAMLIPPEGYVQEGWKITTIGDDICWMRPGEDGRLWAINPEAGFFGVAPGTSNETNPNALAMLYKDAIFTNVAETEDNQPWWEGLNDRVPVYDWKGNKFNPENGPAAHPNSRFTVSSKTCPSYSEKAEAAEGVPISAIVFGGRRAGLVPLVTQARNWAHGVLMGATVASETTAAATGAVGVVRRDPMAMKPFCGYHFADYWSHWLSFEERAQNLPEVFTVNWFRKDENGKFMWPGFGENMRVLEWIVNRVSGKLESKSSPIGDMPLTKDLNLENLDFSVESLEKLLEVDNDAWLTEVESIQEYLDEFGSRVPKELYDQLSNIKKMLNEQK; from the coding sequence ATGTCAACAAAATTATTAGAACTAGAGAATTGGGTCAATCATATTGCAGAACTTACAAAACCAGAAAAAGTGGTTTGGTGTAATGGTTCTGAAGAAGAAAAACAACAACTGGATGAACTTTTATTATCCACCGGCGATTATAAAAAACTGAATGAAGAAACGCATCCGGGTTGTTTCCTTCATTTATCAGATCCACAAGATGTAGCGCGCGTGGAACACCTGACATTTATATGTACTGAAAATGAAGAAGATGCCGGTCCAAACAATCATTGGATGGACCCTAAAGATGCGCATGAGAAAATGGACGACCTGTTTAGCGGTTGTATGAAAGGTCGTACCATGTATGTTATTCCTTATTGTATGGGGCCGATTGATTCGCCAATTTCAAGATGTGGTGTTGAAATCACTGATAGTCCGTATGTTGTGCAAAATATGCGACTCATGACGCGTATGGGTGCGCCGGCACTACAACGTATTGAAAAAGAAGGCCATTTCGTTAAAGGCTTGCATTCGATTGGTGAATTAAATCCGGAAAGAAGATACATTATGCATTTCCCTGAAGAGCTAACAATTAAGAGTTTTGGTTCGGGATATGGCGGAAATGCTTTGCTTGGTAAAAAATGCCATGCATTACGAATTGGCTCCTATCAAGCAAAAACCGAAGGTTGGCTCGCTGAGCACATGTTGATTCTTGGGTTGGAGAATCCACAAGGTGAGATTCATTATATTGCAGCCGCTTTTCCATCGGCTTGTGGAAAAACTAACTTGGCAATGTTGATTCCGCCTGAAGGCTATGTCCAGGAAGGTTGGAAAATTACGACAATAGGAGATGATATTTGCTGGATGCGCCCGGGAGAAGATGGAAGGCTTTGGGCGATTAATCCTGAGGCCGGTTTTTTCGGAGTCGCTCCGGGAACTTCAAATGAAACCAACCCTAATGCTTTGGCAATGCTTTATAAGGATGCAATTTTCACCAATGTTGCAGAAACTGAAGACAATCAACCTTGGTGGGAAGGCCTGAATGACAGAGTTCCTGTTTATGACTGGAAAGGTAATAAATTTAATCCTGAAAATGGCCCGGCGGCTCATCCTAACTCAAGATTTACCGTTTCATCAAAGACTTGCCCGAGTTATTCCGAAAAAGCCGAAGCAGCCGAAGGTGTACCAATTTCTGCTATCGTATTTGGTGGGAGAAGAGCGGGACTTGTTCCTTTGGTTACGCAGGCTCGTAATTGGGCGCATGGCGTGTTGATGGGTGCAACTGTAGCTTCGGAAACGACAGCTGCTGCAACAGGGGCGGTTGGTGTGGTACGCAGAGACCCAATGGCAATGAAACCATTTTGTGGTTATCATTTTGCGGATTATTGGTCACATTGGTTGTCTTTTGAAGAAAGAGCGCAAAATTTACCGGAAGTTTTTACTGTTAACTGGTTCAGAAAAGACGAAAACGGGAAATTCATGTGGCCTGGATTCGGTGAAAATATGCGAGTTTTAGAGTGGATAGTTAACCGTGTTTCAGGAAAACTCGAAAGTAAATCGTCTCCGATTGGAGATATGCCACTGACAAAAGACTTAAACCTTGAAAATTTGGACTTCTCAGTAGAAAGCCTGGAGAAATTATTAGAGGTTGATAATGATGCGTGGCTGACAGAAGTTGAAAGTATTCAGGAATATCTTGACGAATTTGGTTCACGTGTTCCAAAAGAGCTTTACGACCAGTTGTCAAATATTAAAAAAATGTTAAATGAGCAAAAATAA
- a CDS encoding ParB/RepB/Spo0J family partition protein, whose product MATKKRGLGRGLDALLGSKTNTKGDSSVTQSDNDNILTELEIELIQPGKYQPRTKMDAQKLEELADSIKAQGMVQPVIVRSIGKNKYEIIAGERRWRAAQIAELSKVPVVIKQADDRQTIAMALIENIQREDLNPLEEALALQRLIEEFDLTHQQAAEAVGRSRVAVSNLLRLLDLHKDVKKLLDDGQLEMGHARTLLALDKSLQLKAAMEMINKSMTVRAAEQFVKNYGAEKVQKTQSQKDSDIRKLEHDLSEKLCSQVSIQHSKQGKGKLVISYHSVDELEGILSRIK is encoded by the coding sequence ATGGCAACAAAGAAAAGAGGACTGGGAAGAGGGCTTGACGCACTTCTTGGCTCAAAAACAAATACCAAAGGGGATTCGTCAGTTACTCAATCTGATAACGACAACATTCTCACAGAATTGGAAATCGAGCTGATTCAGCCGGGAAAATATCAGCCTCGTACCAAGATGGATGCTCAAAAGTTGGAAGAGTTGGCTGATTCAATTAAGGCTCAAGGCATGGTTCAGCCGGTTATCGTTAGAAGCATCGGAAAAAATAAATATGAAATCATCGCCGGCGAACGTCGCTGGCGTGCTGCACAAATTGCTGAGCTAAGCAAGGTTCCTGTTGTTATCAAACAAGCTGATGACAGGCAAACAATTGCAATGGCGTTGATTGAAAATATTCAACGAGAAGATCTTAATCCGTTGGAAGAGGCATTGGCTTTACAAAGGCTCATCGAAGAATTTGATTTAACGCATCAACAAGCCGCAGAAGCTGTCGGGCGTTCACGAGTTGCCGTGAGTAATTTATTGCGATTACTTGATTTGCATAAAGATGTTAAAAAGCTGCTGGATGATGGACAATTGGAAATGGGGCACGCTCGGACTCTGCTTGCACTGGATAAAAGTTTACAGCTTAAAGCAGCCATGGAAATGATTAATAAATCAATGACGGTTCGTGCAGCAGAGCAGTTTGTTAAAAATTATGGTGCTGAAAAAGTACAGAAAACACAATCACAAAAAGATTCCGATATCCGGAAGCTGGAACATGATCTTTCAGAAAAACTATGTTCACAAGTCAGTATTCAACACAGTAAACAAGGTAAAGGTAAATTAGTCATCAGCTATCACTCGGTTGATGAACTCGAAGGTATCTTGTCAAGAATTAAATAA
- a CDS encoding AAA family ATPase — MNKKNKVIAVANQKGGVGKTTTSINLAVGLAHLKKSVLLIDLDPQGNATMGCGFDSREIEPNACDMLLQEVDINEVVLTAENTGIDLIGSNTDLTAAELQLMEQQNPESVLRKQLAKLNKDYDYIIIDCPPSLSILTVNALVAAKGVMIPMQCEYYALEGLASLLETIERIQSTANPDLEIEGIIRTMFDGRNNLANDVSSQLLEHFDSKVYVTVIPRNVRVAEAPSHGMSVIEYDSASRGAIAYLGLAGEVIRGNN; from the coding sequence ATGAACAAAAAGAACAAGGTAATTGCGGTAGCAAATCAGAAAGGTGGTGTTGGTAAAACCACAACCAGTATCAATTTGGCTGTCGGTTTGGCTCATTTAAAAAAATCAGTTTTGTTGATTGATTTAGATCCGCAAGGAAATGCAACTATGGGTTGTGGATTTGATTCCAGAGAAATTGAGCCTAATGCTTGTGATATGTTGCTTCAGGAAGTTGATATAAATGAAGTTGTATTAACAGCAGAGAATACCGGGATTGACTTGATTGGTTCAAATACAGATTTAACGGCTGCTGAATTACAACTAATGGAACAACAAAACCCTGAGTCTGTTCTCAGAAAGCAACTAGCTAAACTCAACAAAGATTATGACTACATTATTATTGACTGTCCGCCTTCACTCAGTATTTTAACAGTCAATGCCTTGGTCGCTGCAAAAGGTGTAATGATACCGATGCAATGTGAGTACTATGCCTTGGAAGGTTTGGCATCTTTGCTTGAGACTATTGAAAGAATTCAATCAACTGCAAATCCTGATTTGGAAATCGAAGGAATTATCCGTACTATGTTTGATGGCAGAAACAATCTGGCAAATGATGTTTCGTCACAATTGCTTGAACATTTCGATTCAAAAGTTTATGTGACTGTGATTCCCAGAAATGTGCGTGTTGCTGAAGCTCCGTCACATGGAATGTCGGTTATCGAATATGACTCTGCTTCACGTGGAGCCATTGCTTACCTCGGGTTAGCAGGAGAAGTGATAAGAGGAAATAACTAA
- a CDS encoding class I SAM-dependent methyltransferase → MDDGNNKSQHWSEYWKSGQLTSLPQDFVENYSGEILDAWESRFKTLSNNSKILDLCAGNCAVSILASQYSRNFDKNFKVTATDAADINKKQIIERFPVVERDIQNIEIVANTYLEDLELASANFDLITSQYGIEYCDWKIAADKVYQLLKKRGEFTMISHSGSTDIIKQMEVERNDYLILSNSELLSQVRKFYTGKNDYFDFRDKLKKIQPEIVRHFQKLNSPLLRSVLMLMDNLYHMSEIELTANKERIIGFVSQLQFAELRMNDLLSVAQRINNNPNWYHAFEEKGLKLQTKKDIYYNSNQNSGVLYTFIK, encoded by the coding sequence ATGGACGATGGTAATAACAAGTCACAACATTGGAGCGAATACTGGAAAAGTGGTCAGTTAACCTCGTTACCACAAGATTTTGTGGAAAATTATAGTGGCGAAATTTTAGATGCTTGGGAGAGTAGATTTAAGACTTTAAGTAATAATTCAAAAATCTTAGATTTATGTGCCGGCAATTGTGCCGTTTCAATTCTAGCATCACAATATTCCAGAAATTTTGATAAAAATTTCAAAGTCACTGCGACTGATGCGGCAGATATAAATAAAAAGCAAATTATTGAACGATTCCCTGTTGTCGAAAGGGATATACAAAATATAGAAATTGTAGCTAACACATATTTAGAAGATTTAGAATTAGCTTCGGCAAATTTTGACTTAATAACCAGCCAATACGGTATTGAATACTGTGATTGGAAAATTGCAGCTGATAAAGTTTATCAATTATTAAAAAAGAGAGGAGAGTTCACAATGATTTCTCATAGTGGCTCGACCGACATCATTAAACAAATGGAAGTTGAAAGAAATGACTATCTGATTCTCTCAAACTCTGAGTTGCTCAGTCAAGTTAGAAAATTTTATACAGGAAAGAATGATTATTTTGATTTCAGAGATAAACTTAAAAAAATTCAGCCAGAAATTGTACGACATTTTCAAAAATTAAACTCCCCATTACTTCGTTCTGTTTTAATGCTCATGGATAATTTGTATCACATGTCAGAAATTGAATTAACTGCAAATAAAGAAAGAATTATTGGTTTTGTATCACAACTTCAATTCGCAGAGTTGAGAATGAATGATTTGTTATCAGTCGCACAAAGAATTAATAACAACCCAAATTGGTATCATGCTTTCGAAGAAAAAGGACTCAAACTTCAAACAAAGAAAGATATATATTACAACAGTAACCAAAATAGTGGTGTTTTATACACTTTTATTAAATAA
- a CDS encoding sulfotransferase, protein MNGQLQQDIDLLLQQQQYSSAHKLLKSLIKKNKKDPELYRLIGIIFLHEKKLLQSEKSFKQALVLDKNHEQTLLNLAFIKQIKADYITGIKLVSRVLEISPDSVEAHYLMANLFKAQNNFEKAEVHFLKTLELQPQYIDCLLNYALLLKNNGKTEQAVEQIHKALAINPYQPQVYWMLADLKTYKFKNDEILFIEQMLEKVTYHRDIQTLLFAKAKYLEDNKKYKKSFDILTKANEIKFISFNRAPTDWKKLYNEIKKIFQNKYDDFNQAQISDNENIPIFIAGMPRSGSTLVEQIVATHSKVTGASELLALKNIMQDLKGGFPHGLTNLNNKQLMQLGENYLINTSKYHKETNIFTDKYHANFIYLGFILMTNPNARFIHTKRNSMDVCLSTFKQNFAQGNEYSFNLKELVDYHFFEKKMVKIWKKYFPKQIHTVKYEKVVKNPDLQIRKLLDFLNLEFELNCMNFYKTKRSINTASAAQVSQPIYKKAVKHYKKYGDSLKELKSMIKGKLNGRW, encoded by the coding sequence ATGAATGGTCAATTACAACAGGACATCGACTTACTTCTTCAGCAACAACAATACTCAAGTGCTCATAAACTTCTTAAATCTTTAATAAAAAAAAATAAAAAAGATCCTGAGCTTTATCGTTTAATAGGAATTATTTTTCTACATGAAAAGAAGTTATTACAATCAGAAAAGAGTTTTAAACAAGCATTAGTACTCGATAAAAACCATGAGCAAACTCTTCTGAACTTAGCTTTCATTAAACAAATTAAAGCTGATTATATAACAGGTATTAAGCTTGTATCTCGAGTTTTAGAAATATCTCCTGACTCGGTGGAAGCTCATTATTTGATGGCAAATTTATTTAAGGCACAAAATAATTTTGAAAAAGCTGAAGTCCATTTTTTAAAAACACTAGAGCTCCAACCTCAGTATATTGATTGTTTATTAAATTATGCATTATTGTTAAAAAATAATGGAAAAACGGAACAAGCAGTTGAACAAATTCATAAGGCATTAGCTATCAACCCGTACCAACCGCAAGTTTACTGGATGCTTGCTGATTTAAAAACATACAAATTTAAAAATGACGAGATACTTTTTATTGAGCAAATGCTTGAAAAAGTAACTTATCATAGGGATATCCAAACTCTTCTTTTTGCAAAAGCAAAATATTTAGAAGATAATAAAAAGTATAAAAAGTCATTCGATATCCTAACTAAAGCCAATGAAATTAAATTTATAAGCTTTAACCGTGCACCAACTGATTGGAAAAAATTATACAATGAAATTAAAAAAATATTTCAAAACAAATACGATGATTTCAATCAAGCTCAAATAAGTGATAATGAAAATATTCCCATATTCATTGCTGGAATGCCAAGATCAGGCTCCACTTTGGTTGAACAAATAGTTGCAACACATTCAAAAGTAACAGGGGCAAGTGAACTGCTAGCTTTGAAAAATATAATGCAAGACCTTAAGGGGGGATTTCCTCATGGGCTTACGAATTTAAATAATAAACAATTGATGCAGCTTGGTGAGAATTACTTAATAAATACTAGTAAATATCATAAAGAAACAAATATATTTACAGATAAATACCATGCAAATTTTATATATTTGGGCTTTATTTTAATGACAAATCCGAATGCTCGTTTCATTCACACAAAGAGAAACTCGATGGATGTTTGTCTAAGTACTTTCAAACAGAACTTTGCACAAGGAAACGAATATAGCTTTAACTTGAAAGAATTAGTTGATTATCATTTCTTTGAAAAAAAAATGGTAAAAATTTGGAAGAAATATTTTCCTAAGCAAATTCATACTGTGAAATATGAAAAGGTTGTGAAAAACCCTGATTTACAAATTAGAAAATTATTAGACTTTCTAAATTTAGAATTTGAGCTTAACTGCATGAATTTTTATAAAACCAAACGCAGTATTAATACAGCAAGTGCTGCTCAAGTTTCCCAACCGATTTATAAAAAAGCAGTTAAGCATTATAAAAAATATGGCGACTCACTCAAGGAACTGAAATCAATGATTAAAGGTAAACTAAATGGACGATGGTAA